One genomic segment of Oreochromis aureus strain Israel breed Guangdong linkage group 9, ZZ_aureus, whole genome shotgun sequence includes these proteins:
- the si:dkey-118j18.2 gene encoding uncharacterized protein si:dkey-118j18.2, with the protein MELYWYIVVIIFIVIKIFFYVCWYRSRQRQLAAYLSNPRNAQIVIVGGRAYLHQMCERQSQTSVWPSWYGVQDDLSIEEPSTALPPAASFSQLDMPPPYEAVSGEDDLKPPPYSECAQGDVPDAPQPSHNTLLISEGGDSTSVNEAPPPYTASPPIQVSQQDGAVSHSGST; encoded by the exons ATGGAGCTATACTGGTACAT AGTTGTCATTATATTCATCGTCATAAAGATATTTTTCTATGTGTGCTGGTACCGGTCGAGACAGAGGCAACTGGCAGCATACCTGAGCAACCCACGCAATGCTCAGATAGTCATTGTTGGAGGAAGGGCCTACCTCCATCAGatgtgtgagagacagagc CAAACATCAGTCTGGCCTAGTTGGTATGGTGTCCAGGATGACCTTTCGATAGAGGAGCCCTCCACAGCCCTGCCACCAGCAGCATCCTTCTCCCAGCTCGACATGCCACCACCATACGAGGCAGTATCTGGAG AGGACGACCTGAAGCCCCCTCCCTACAGCGAGTGTGCCCAAGGCGACGTGCCCGACGCCCCGCAGCCCTCCCATAACACTCTTCTTATTTCTGAGGGAGGAGACTCCACTAGCGTAAATGAAGCCCCGCCCCCCTACACAGCATCTCCCCCTATACAAGTCAGCCAACAGGACGGCGCTGTAAGTCACAGCGGGTCCACTTAA
- the timm21 gene encoding mitochondrial import inner membrane translocase subunit Tim21, with amino-acid sequence MAYIQVLKVLHRNLQHRAPQVRVLIQTHRRVSTLSRLALHSGLEANSPVLSCLIQTHRRRGICLDFTARNKSSPEDRDRSVSKYQSGSPKPSAAQKVKEAGRDFTYLIVVLIGLGVTGGLLYVVFQELFSSASPNKVYGRAFDKVKSHPEVIGAFGEPIKCYGETTRRGRRQQVSHIEYLKDGMKHMRLKFYIEGSEPGVKGTVHTESKENPETGKYEFRYIFVDMDVYPRRTIIVEDNR; translated from the exons ATGGCTTATATTCAGGTTTTGAAGGTCCTGCACCGAAATCTGCAGCACAGAGCACCACAGGTCAGAGTGCTTATCCAGACGCACAGGAGAGTGTCAACATTATCAAGACTGGCCTTACACAGTGGACTAGAGGCTAATTCGCCTGTGCTAAGCTGCttaatacaaacacacagacggCGGGGTATTTGTCTCGACTTTACAGCCAGAAATAAAAGCAGCCCCGAGGACCGAGACAGGTCAGTGTCCAAGTACCAGAGTGGGAGTCCAAAGCCTTCAGCTGCACAAAAAG TGAAAGAAGCTGGCAGGGACTTCACCTACCTGATCGTGGTACTCATCGGGCTTGGAGTGACAG gtgGGCTGCTGTATGTGGTGTTCCAAGAGCTGTTTTCATCCGCGAGTCCAAATAAAGTGTATGGGAGAGCCTTCGATAAAGTCAAGTCACACCCAGAA GTGATTGGTGCATTTGGTGAGCCAATCAAATGTTACGGGGAGACCACCCGTCGAGGAAGGAGGCAGCAAGTCAG TCATATCGAGTACCTGAAGGATGGAATGAAGCATATGAGACTTAAGTTTTACATTGAGGGCTCGGAGCCGGGAGTGAAGGGGACAGTGCATACAGAGTCTAAAGAG AATCCTGAAACTGGAAAATATGAGTTTCGTTATATATTTGTGGACATGGACGTCTACCCAAGACGGACCATTATTGTGGAAGATAACAGATAA